From the Clostridium sp. Marseille-P299 genome, one window contains:
- a CDS encoding glycoside hydrolase family 3 C-terminal domain-containing protein, translating to MDITNNIVKIKQYQERAKELVAKMSLEEKVDQTLHSAPAIERLGIKAYNWWSEALHGVARAGVATVFPQAIGLAATFDEDFIEKVADAISTEGRAKFNMQQRFEDTDIYKGLTFWSPNVNIFRDPRWGRGHETFGEDPYLTSRLGVRFVKGLQGHDENYLKAAACAKHFAVHSGPEDVRHSFNAVVNKQDLYETYLPAFKACVQEAKVEAVMGAYNRTNGEPCCGSKALLIDILRKEWGFEGHVVSDCWAIKDFHEGHQVTNTPVESVSMAMNNGCDLNCGNLFYYLKQAVLEGKVKEERLDEALINLFTTRMKLGVFDEKGVNPFDKIPYSVVDSKQMQELNLEAASKCVVLLRNEHNLLPLNKSKIKTLGVIGPNANNRKALVGNYEGTASRYWTILEGIQEYLGDEVRVMASDGCHLCHNRIQGLGKPNDRIAEVKGICEDSDVIIACMGLDSSLEGEEGDRGNEFASGDKPNLNLPGIQQEVLETINQSGKPVVLVLLSGSALAVNWAQEHIPAILQGWYPGAQGGRAIAEILFGEKSPEGRLPVTFYHSSEELPDFTDYNMAGRTYRYMKQEALYPFGYGLSYTNFEISNVEANQTDIKMDGIDIRAIIKNVGSMQGVETVQAYVKVCEENTPNAQLKGIKKVELKPGEEKEIVIHLPVEAFGLYDEDGKFRIKQGKVCVYIGGQAPDSRSEQLTGKKVKTIELMIGNDIQ from the coding sequence ATGGATATTACAAATAACATAGTTAAGATTAAGCAGTATCAGGAGCGTGCAAAAGAGCTAGTGGCTAAAATGAGCCTAGAAGAAAAAGTGGATCAAACATTACATAGTGCACCAGCAATAGAACGCTTAGGTATAAAGGCATATAATTGGTGGAGTGAAGCTTTGCATGGGGTAGCAAGAGCAGGAGTTGCCACTGTATTTCCTCAAGCAATAGGATTAGCTGCAACATTTGATGAGGATTTTATAGAAAAAGTAGCAGATGCAATTTCTACAGAAGGTAGAGCAAAATTCAATATGCAGCAAAGGTTTGAAGATACTGACATATATAAAGGTTTGACTTTCTGGTCTCCAAATGTAAATATATTTCGCGATCCTAGATGGGGAAGAGGTCATGAAACGTTTGGTGAAGACCCATATTTAACCTCACGATTAGGAGTACGCTTTGTTAAGGGGTTACAAGGTCATGATGAAAATTATTTAAAAGCAGCGGCCTGTGCAAAGCATTTCGCAGTTCATAGTGGGCCTGAGGATGTAAGACATAGTTTTAACGCTGTTGTTAATAAACAGGATCTATATGAAACATATTTACCAGCCTTTAAAGCTTGTGTACAGGAAGCAAAAGTTGAGGCAGTGATGGGTGCCTATAACAGAACCAATGGAGAGCCTTGTTGTGGAAGTAAGGCGCTTCTTATTGATATTTTAAGAAAAGAATGGGGATTTGAAGGTCATGTAGTTAGTGATTGCTGGGCGATAAAAGATTTTCATGAAGGACACCAGGTGACAAATACACCAGTGGAATCTGTTTCTATGGCAATGAATAATGGTTGCGATTTAAATTGTGGAAATTTATTTTATTATCTAAAGCAAGCAGTTTTGGAGGGTAAGGTAAAAGAAGAGCGTCTTGATGAGGCATTAATTAATTTATTTACAACCAGAATGAAATTAGGAGTGTTTGATGAAAAAGGAGTAAATCCATTTGATAAGATTCCGTATTCTGTTGTAGATAGTAAGCAGATGCAAGAGCTGAACCTTGAAGCTGCTTCAAAATGTGTCGTATTGTTAAGAAATGAACATAATCTTTTACCACTGAATAAAAGTAAGATTAAAACCCTTGGGGTAATTGGACCAAACGCAAATAATCGTAAAGCATTGGTTGGAAATTACGAAGGAACCGCTTCTAGATATTGGACAATTCTTGAAGGAATTCAAGAATATTTAGGTGATGAAGTTAGAGTTATGGCATCGGATGGATGTCATTTATGTCATAATAGAATCCAAGGCTTAGGAAAACCAAATGACCGTATCGCAGAAGTTAAGGGGATTTGTGAAGATAGTGATGTTATTATCGCATGTATGGGACTGGATTCTAGCTTGGAAGGAGAAGAAGGTGATCGTGGCAATGAATTTGCCAGTGGTGATAAACCAAACTTAAATCTTCCAGGAATTCAACAAGAGGTATTAGAGACGATTAATCAATCTGGAAAGCCTGTAGTATTAGTGCTACTTTCTGGTAGTGCATTAGCGGTTAATTGGGCACAGGAGCATATCCCAGCTATTTTACAGGGATGGTACCCTGGGGCACAAGGTGGAAGAGCTATCGCAGAGATTCTATTTGGAGAAAAGAGCCCAGAAGGTAGACTTCCAGTAACCTTCTATCATTCCAGTGAGGAACTTCCGGATTTTACTGATTATAACATGGCAGGAAGAACTTATCGTTATATGAAACAGGAGGCATTATACCCATTTGGTTATGGCTTATCTTATACGAATTTTGAAATTAGTAATGTTGAAGCAAATCAAACAGATATCAAAATGGATGGAATCGATATTAGGGCTATCATAAAAAATGTTGGCTCAATGCAGGGAGTAGAGACGGTTCAAGCCTATGTCAAAGTGTGTGAAGAGAACACTCCAAATGCTCAACTAAAAGGTATTAAGAAAGTAGAACTAAAGCCTGGAGAAGAAAAAGAAATCGTAATTCATCTCCCTGTAGAAGCATTCGGATTGTACGATGAGGATGGAAAATTCCGAATCAAGCAGGGGAAAGTTTGCGTATATATTGGTGGCCAAGCGCCAGATAGTAGAAGTGAACAATTGACAGGAAAGAAAGTAAAAACCATTGAATTAATGATTGGAAATGATATACAATAA
- a CDS encoding AraC family transcriptional regulator, with translation MEAILQHILDDDLLIRYRQQQEYEEFLRVVDGNYEVVNYLPGSTIRFWVNKEALDYSTHWHPAIEIIMPLENGYTVIVGQNTYVLKSGDIFIIPAGELHHLIAPSYGTRLIFLFDFSILSKIKGFSYLTPYLSQPIIINKNNYGSIYDKEAFLLAQMCNDYFSQDSLRELLIYSNLLNFFAYLGKFRMSMEDTKAYAGLNTSKQKYLIEKLNKVFDYLDEHYMDPITLEMVSDIAGFSKFHFSRLFKQCSGYNFYDYLCYLRIKSAENLLLNPEITITEIALQSGFSSLSTFNRTFKKIKNCTPSEYRNLYNISLHSL, from the coding sequence ATGGAAGCTATTTTACAACATATTTTAGATGATGATTTACTTATTAGATATCGCCAACAACAAGAATACGAAGAATTTTTACGAGTAGTAGACGGTAATTATGAAGTTGTAAATTATCTTCCTGGATCTACAATCCGCTTTTGGGTGAACAAAGAAGCCCTTGATTACTCAACTCACTGGCACCCTGCAATAGAAATCATAATGCCACTAGAAAATGGATATACTGTTATCGTTGGCCAGAATACATATGTTCTAAAATCCGGAGATATTTTTATAATTCCAGCAGGAGAATTACATCATTTAATCGCACCATCTTATGGAACTAGACTCATATTTTTGTTTGACTTTTCTATACTTTCCAAAATAAAAGGCTTTTCCTACCTAACACCTTATTTATCGCAACCTATTATTATTAATAAAAATAACTATGGTTCTATTTACGATAAAGAGGCCTTTTTATTGGCACAGATGTGTAACGATTATTTTAGTCAAGACAGTCTGAGAGAGTTACTAATCTACTCAAATCTTTTAAACTTTTTTGCTTACCTAGGAAAATTTCGAATGTCAATGGAGGATACCAAAGCCTATGCAGGACTTAATACTAGTAAGCAAAAATATCTAATTGAAAAATTAAATAAGGTATTTGATTACTTAGATGAGCATTATATGGACCCTATTACACTTGAAATGGTTTCTGATATTGCTGGCTTTTCAAAGTTTCACTTTTCCAGACTCTTTAAACAATGTTCTGGTTATAACTTTTATGATTATCTATGTTATCTAAGGATTAAATCCGCAGAAAACTTACTCCTTAATCCTGAGATAACAATTACAGAAATCGCATTACAATCTGGCTTTTCTAGTCTATCTACATTTAACCGTACCTTTAAAAAAATTAAAAACTGTACTCCTTCCGAATACAGGAATCTCTATAACATAAGCCTGCACTCACTATAA
- a CDS encoding alpha-glucuronidase: MWTQLWLNYEKRNDCGNSTYISSIAIRGFDREHPIVKNAIRELKVGACKMLHINPVEVDFDMLQEGIKIIRNNEASKKECFTLKEVDGVLNLEATDENGLLYGVFYILRYIAMEKNLKGIKENQSPDNPLRMFNHWDNMDGSIERGYSGHSFFFKNNEILVDERVLDYARMAASVGINGVVINNVNVKDAATKLITSKYFNQLAKLSEIFSGYGIRLFLSLNFASPIELGDVGSADPLDQKVILWWKEKMAEVFKNIPNLGGFLVKADSEGRPGPFTYGRTQADGANMLADIVDEYGAIIIWRCFVYNCTQDWRDYKTDRARAGYDNFIKMDGDYHKNVILQIKNGPMDFQVREPVSPLLGGLKNTNQMLEVQVAQEYTGHQIDICYLIPMFKEVLDFKTYCKDTEDTVADIISGRTFGKLNTGIAAVTNTGNDENWTGNDLAAANLYGFGRLAFQTSLTAEEIAEEFIRMLISNDEEVVNTIKEILLKSREVYESYTAPLGIGWMVTPHTHYGPSVDGYEYSRWGTYHRADHLGIGVDRTINGTDYVSQYYEPNASMYNDIKTCPEELLLFFHHVPYTYQLSSGKTLIQHIYDSHFDGVNEVEAMIASWEKLKEKLPQPIYELVSNRFMKQLDNAKEWRDQVNSYFYRKSGIADEKGRKIY, encoded by the coding sequence ATGTGGACACAGTTGTGGCTTAATTATGAGAAAAGAAATGATTGCGGGAATAGTACATATATTTCAAGTATAGCGATTCGTGGGTTTGATCGGGAACATCCAATTGTTAAAAATGCGATCAGAGAACTTAAAGTTGGAGCATGTAAAATGTTACATATTAATCCTGTAGAAGTAGATTTTGATATGCTTCAGGAAGGAATTAAGATAATCCGTAATAACGAAGCTTCTAAGAAAGAGTGTTTTACGTTAAAAGAAGTAGATGGGGTTTTGAATTTAGAGGCTACGGATGAAAATGGATTATTATATGGTGTTTTTTATATATTACGATACATAGCCATGGAGAAAAATCTTAAGGGCATTAAGGAAAATCAAAGCCCCGATAATCCGTTACGTATGTTTAATCATTGGGACAATATGGATGGAAGCATTGAACGAGGATATTCGGGACACTCTTTTTTCTTTAAAAATAATGAAATTCTAGTTGATGAGCGAGTGTTAGATTATGCAAGGATGGCAGCAAGTGTAGGAATCAATGGCGTTGTTATTAATAATGTCAATGTAAAGGATGCAGCAACAAAACTAATTACTTCAAAGTATTTTAACCAACTTGCGAAACTATCTGAAATTTTTTCTGGCTATGGAATTCGACTTTTTCTTAGTCTAAACTTTGCATCTCCAATTGAGTTAGGGGATGTGGGGAGTGCAGATCCACTTGATCAAAAGGTAATTCTTTGGTGGAAAGAAAAGATGGCGGAGGTGTTTAAAAACATTCCGAATCTAGGTGGTTTTTTAGTGAAGGCAGATTCCGAAGGTAGACCTGGACCCTTTACCTATGGTAGAACACAGGCAGATGGAGCCAATATGCTTGCGGATATCGTAGACGAATATGGAGCCATCATTATATGGAGATGTTTTGTTTACAATTGCACACAAGACTGGAGAGATTATAAAACGGATCGAGCAAGAGCTGGCTATGATAATTTTATTAAAATGGATGGAGATTATCATAAGAATGTTATATTACAAATAAAAAATGGACCAATGGATTTTCAGGTAAGAGAACCAGTTTCTCCGTTACTTGGAGGGCTTAAGAATACGAATCAAATGCTAGAGGTACAAGTGGCACAAGAGTATACTGGTCATCAAATCGATATTTGTTATCTGATACCTATGTTTAAAGAAGTATTAGATTTTAAGACGTATTGCAAAGATACGGAGGATACAGTTGCAGACATAATTAGTGGAAGAACCTTTGGAAAATTAAATACTGGAATTGCAGCAGTGACGAATACAGGCAATGATGAAAACTGGACAGGAAATGATTTGGCAGCAGCAAATCTATATGGATTTGGTCGTCTAGCGTTTCAGACATCATTAACAGCAGAAGAAATTGCTGAGGAATTTATAAGGATGTTAATATCCAATGATGAAGAGGTCGTAAACACAATTAAGGAAATTTTATTGAAGTCTAGGGAAGTATATGAAAGTTATACGGCACCATTAGGTATTGGATGGATGGTGACACCTCATACACATTACGGACCAAGTGTGGACGGTTATGAGTATTCTAGATGGGGTACCTATCATAGAGCGGATCACCTTGGTATTGGGGTTGATAGAACGATAAATGGAACTGATTATGTGAGTCAGTATTATGAGCCAAATGCTTCTATGTATAATGACATTAAGACTTGTCCAGAAGAATTGTTGTTATTCTTTCATCATGTTCCTTATACCTATCAATTATCTAGTGGAAAGACTTTAATACAGCATATTTATGATAGTCATTTTGATGGAGTAAATGAAGTAGAAGCAATGATTGCTTCCTGGGAGAAATTAAAGGAGAAATTACCTCAACCGATTTATGAGCTTGTAAGTAATCGTTTTATGAAACAATTAGATAATGCAAAAGAATGGAGAGATCAGGTAAATTCCTATTTTTATCGAAAGAGTGGAATTGCTGATGAAAAAGGTAGAAAGATTTATTAA
- a CDS encoding glycoside hydrolase family 2 TIM barrel-domain containing protein — MGSIRLFNDEWTFLKTKLDVTKEEALANLEQFRQVDIPHDWLIYNVHNLYEDSCGWYYKKFNLSSTLESLGSVFLRFDGVYMDSTVYVNNQKVGDWKYGYSAITHDITKALRNGENEVLVQVRFQSPNSRWYSGAGIFRNVYIKECSRAFLPLDGTYISINEQGEDYLLEVETEVEGQITEDIMCHYSLWFENEMIQDFGMQKVSMLKESSNVNDSNSAVLKESSEVNGSESASLKDSSNINGSKFASLKEIIKNPRIWDVDSPQCYELQVELYDTSCNECLDSERITIGFRSMKFNPELGFILNGRQLKVHGVCEHHDFGCLGAAFYKEAMRRKFKILREMGVNALRTSHNMPAKEVMELADEMGFLIVNEAFDMWERNKTEYDYARFFIEWAKEDVKSWIRRDRNHPSLMLWSIGNEIYDTHVDEHGQEITERLVWLVREHDPKENALITIGSNYMPWENARKCADIVKIAGYNYAEKYYEAHHKEYKDWVIYGSETASLVQSRGVYKFPLSKPILSDEDEQCSALGNSTTSWGTKNAEQCIIDDRDAKFCFGQFIWTGFDYIGEPTPYHTKNSYFGQLDTAGFPKDAYYIFKAEWTDAKKNPMVHVFPYWDFNEGQLIDVRACTNGAAVELFVNDISYGCQAINHETGKKLLGEWKVPYSPGTIKAIAYDIDGEPIAEEVRNSFLDAKQITLSADKTKLLANGEDLCFLTIAVEDEFMNPVENAMNYVTVTLDGPGRLLGLDNGDSTDYDEYKSNVRKLFNGKLLAVIGTTCKAGEIKVTLSGEGLKSSTITLTLVESKIREEICAREDFRSYDRSEKGHPIIPVRKIELSLKEGNELNENVKELMCKAYIYPEDASDTNLIWKVVNDSGIEISYAQVEEIKNEGNVHIAKVKAIGDGDFYVRCMSKSGTDKIRIISSMNFHAKGIGRAFLNPYEFIYAGLCTDTIGDIGNGNEKGISTSRDGISGVIYKNLDFGDYGSDEITIPIFALTSDEYEIEIWQGSPNELGSEKLTTVTYQKESIWNTYQEETYLLPRRIKGIATIAFMLKEKVHIKGFKFRKLNKAISKVNAAECNRVYGDDFIIESEAVTGIGNNVTLEYENMDFGSEGVSKIEITGRTPLSVNTIHIHFTKEDGTKQNCIVEFDKRNENSTNLDYVSQLFEIDKLEGKGTVAFVFLPGSNFDFNSFQFIR, encoded by the coding sequence ATGGGAAGTATAAGATTATTTAATGACGAATGGACTTTTTTAAAGACGAAACTTGATGTCACGAAAGAAGAGGCACTTGCTAATTTGGAGCAATTTAGACAAGTTGATATTCCTCATGATTGGCTGATTTATAATGTACATAATTTGTATGAAGATAGTTGTGGTTGGTATTATAAAAAATTTAATTTAAGTTCTACATTAGAGTCATTGGGAAGTGTTTTTCTTCGATTTGATGGGGTTTATATGGACTCAACGGTATATGTCAACAATCAAAAAGTCGGTGATTGGAAATACGGGTATTCTGCTATTACACATGATATCACCAAAGCGTTAAGAAATGGTGAAAATGAGGTACTTGTACAGGTTAGATTTCAATCGCCAAACAGTCGATGGTATTCTGGTGCAGGTATTTTTCGTAATGTTTATATCAAAGAATGTAGCAGAGCATTTCTACCATTGGATGGAACGTATATCTCTATCAATGAGCAAGGAGAGGATTATCTCTTAGAGGTTGAAACCGAAGTAGAGGGACAAATCACTGAAGACATTATGTGTCACTATTCTTTATGGTTTGAGAATGAAATGATTCAGGACTTTGGGATGCAGAAAGTGTCTATGTTAAAGGAAAGTAGCAATGTTAATGATAGTAATTCTGCAGTATTAAAGGAAAGTAGTGAAGTTAATGGCAGTGAATCTGCGTCATTGAAGGACAGTAGTAATATAAATGGTAGTAAATTTGCGTCATTAAAGGAGATAATAAAAAATCCGAGAATTTGGGATGTTGATTCTCCCCAATGTTATGAACTACAAGTGGAATTATATGATACATCCTGCAATGAATGTCTAGATTCTGAGAGGATTACCATAGGATTTCGATCAATGAAATTTAATCCAGAACTAGGATTTATCTTAAATGGACGACAATTAAAAGTTCATGGGGTATGTGAGCACCATGATTTTGGATGCCTTGGAGCGGCATTTTATAAAGAAGCAATGCGAAGGAAGTTTAAAATACTTCGTGAAATGGGCGTAAATGCTCTTAGAACAAGTCATAATATGCCTGCAAAAGAAGTTATGGAATTAGCCGATGAAATGGGTTTTTTAATTGTAAATGAAGCTTTTGATATGTGGGAGAGAAATAAAACAGAATACGATTATGCACGTTTCTTTATAGAATGGGCAAAGGAAGATGTGAAGAGTTGGATTCGCCGTGACAGAAATCATCCAAGTTTAATGTTATGGTCCATTGGAAATGAAATCTATGATACACATGTGGATGAGCATGGCCAGGAAATAACGGAAAGGCTAGTCTGGCTAGTACGTGAACATGATCCGAAAGAAAATGCATTAATAACAATTGGTTCAAATTATATGCCTTGGGAAAATGCAAGAAAGTGTGCCGATATTGTTAAAATTGCAGGTTATAATTATGCGGAAAAATATTATGAGGCTCATCATAAGGAGTACAAGGATTGGGTGATTTATGGAAGTGAAACTGCATCACTTGTACAAAGCAGAGGAGTATATAAATTTCCATTGTCAAAACCAATTTTATCAGATGAAGATGAGCAATGTTCAGCATTGGGAAATTCCACCACGAGTTGGGGGACAAAAAATGCAGAGCAATGCATTATAGATGACCGTGATGCTAAATTTTGTTTTGGTCAATTTATATGGACTGGATTTGATTACATCGGTGAGCCGACACCATATCACACGAAAAACTCTTATTTTGGTCAGCTAGATACGGCTGGATTTCCAAAAGATGCGTATTATATTTTTAAAGCAGAGTGGACGGATGCAAAGAAGAACCCAATGGTACATGTATTTCCGTATTGGGATTTTAATGAGGGGCAGTTAATTGATGTGCGTGCATGTACCAACGGGGCAGCAGTTGAGCTTTTTGTAAATGATATTTCATATGGATGTCAGGCAATTAATCATGAAACTGGTAAAAAATTATTAGGTGAATGGAAGGTTCCTTATTCCCCTGGAACTATAAAGGCAATTGCCTATGACATTGATGGAGAACCAATTGCAGAAGAAGTGAGAAATTCATTCCTAGACGCAAAACAGATTACTCTGTCTGCGGATAAAACAAAATTGCTAGCTAATGGAGAAGATTTATGTTTCCTTACAATCGCAGTGGAAGATGAATTCATGAATCCTGTGGAAAATGCAATGAATTATGTAACGGTAACCCTTGATGGACCAGGTAGATTGCTGGGATTAGACAATGGAGACAGTACAGATTATGACGAATATAAAAGTAATGTAAGAAAACTTTTTAATGGAAAGTTACTGGCAGTGATTGGAACAACATGTAAAGCTGGAGAAATCAAAGTTACTTTATCAGGAGAAGGCCTAAAAAGTAGCACCATTACTCTTACTTTGGTAGAATCTAAGATAAGGGAAGAAATCTGTGCAAGGGAGGATTTTCGGAGTTATGATAGAAGTGAAAAAGGGCATCCGATTATCCCTGTTAGAAAAATAGAACTATCTCTTAAAGAAGGAAATGAACTAAATGAAAATGTAAAAGAGCTGATGTGCAAAGCATATATTTATCCGGAGGATGCTTCTGATACAAACTTGATTTGGAAAGTAGTAAATGACTCTGGAATAGAAATATCCTATGCACAAGTAGAAGAAATTAAAAATGAGGGTAACGTTCATATAGCAAAGGTGAAAGCGATTGGAGATGGAGATTTTTATGTAAGATGTATGTCAAAAAGCGGAACGGATAAGATAAGAATTATATCTTCCATGAATTTTCATGCAAAAGGGATAGGGCGAGCGTTCTTAAATCCTTACGAATTTATTTATGCAGGACTATGTACAGATACAATTGGTGACATTGGAAATGGGAATGAAAAAGGAATTTCAACTTCTAGAGACGGGATAAGTGGTGTCATATATAAAAACCTCGATTTTGGGGATTATGGATCTGATGAAATCACCATACCAATTTTTGCTTTAACTAGCGATGAATATGAAATCGAGATATGGCAAGGAAGCCCGAATGAGTTAGGTAGTGAAAAATTAACGACAGTAACTTATCAAAAAGAGTCTATTTGGAATACCTATCAAGAAGAGACTTATTTGTTACCTCGTAGAATCAAAGGAATCGCTACGATTGCATTTATGTTAAAGGAAAAAGTACATATAAAAGGATTTAAGTTTCGTAAGCTGAATAAGGCAATTAGCAAAGTTAATGCAGCAGAATGCAACCGAGTATATGGAGATGACTTTATCATTGAATCAGAGGCAGTCACAGGTATTGGAAATAACGTTACATTAGAATATGAGAATATGGATTTTGGAAGCGAAGGAGTAAGTAAAATTGAGATTACTGGAAGAACACCTCTATCCGTAAATACAATACATATTCATTTCACGAAAGAGGATGGAACAAAACAAAATTGCATCGTAGAATTTGATAAGAGGAATGAAAATTCTACAAACCTTGATTATGTAAGTCAGTTGTTTGAAATCGATAAATTAGAAGGAAAAGGAACGGTAGCATTTGTATTCTTACCAGGAAGTAATTTTGACTTTAATTCCTTTCAATTTATCAGGTAG